From the genome of Geothrix sp. 21YS21S-4, one region includes:
- a CDS encoding phosphatidylglycerophosphatase A → MPYHGLMKPTAARAPRLAWWLASGFGSGYLRPAPGTWGSLAGLVAWLLLVAGARKFPQAAWIVPLAPAALTLAAVWASELVVRETGQKDPSFIVADEWAGIWIALTPLLFTVTIQPQPWGLWAVRLVGPFLLFRLFDIWKPGPVDAAQRLPGGWGVVMDDVVAGFLAALLVWPLDQWLGTWSLTHSLLGR, encoded by the coding sequence GTGCCGTACCATGGCCTCATGAAGCCGACCGCCGCCCGCGCTCCCCGTCTCGCCTGGTGGCTGGCCTCCGGCTTCGGCAGCGGCTACCTGAGACCCGCCCCCGGCACCTGGGGCAGCCTGGCCGGCCTGGTCGCGTGGCTGCTGCTCGTCGCGGGAGCGCGGAAGTTCCCCCAGGCGGCCTGGATCGTTCCGCTGGCCCCGGCCGCCCTCACCCTGGCGGCGGTATGGGCGTCGGAACTGGTCGTGCGCGAAACGGGCCAGAAGGATCCCTCCTTCATCGTGGCCGACGAGTGGGCCGGGATCTGGATCGCCCTCACACCGCTGCTCTTCACCGTCACCATCCAGCCCCAGCCCTGGGGATTGTGGGCGGTGCGGCTGGTGGGGCCGTTCCTCCTGTTCCGGCTCTTCGACATCTGGAAGCCGGGTCCCGTGGATGCCGCCCAGCGCCTGCCCGGCGGGTGGGGCGTGGTCATGGACGACGTGGTGGCGGGCTTCCTCGCCGCGCTGCTCGTGTGGCCCCTGGACCAGTGGCTGGGGACCTGGTCCCTGACGCATTCCCTGCTGGGGCGCTAG
- a CDS encoding DNA repair helicase XPB: MIALRPDNPLIVQSDRTLLLEVAHPSFEQVRDELARFAELVKSPEHIHTYRITPLSLWNASASGVACGQMIETLNTWSKYPVPQNLLQEIEDHGTRYGKLRLVAKGDRLALEMDDRGLFWELENQKSLQGLLAEPYPDEKGIYLQTGMRGEAKLQLIRLGHPVQDMAGYKPGDPLPFALAPTLKQSGRPFGLRPYQQAAVDVFHAGGGPEGGAGVLVLPCGAGKTVIGIGCMGRLQTHTLVLTTNGTAVKQWKQELLDKTTLTEDQVGLYMGDVKEIKPVTIATYQILTYRKSKSGPFEHFKLFEAANWGLVVYDEVHMLPAPVFRAVAELQAKRRLGLTATLVREDGKEEDVFSLIGPKRVDVPWKMLEKDGFIATAHCLEIRVPLPTDERMGYAVADQRQRFRLASENSLKLTVVDELLAGHPKDNILIIGQYLEQLRILGERLGAPVLTGQTPEKEREVLFRRFREGDLRILIVSKVANFAIDLPDASVAIQVSGTFGSRQEEAQRLGRILRPKGERNVSYFYSLISRDTTEQEFARNRQLFLTEQGYRYLIESRHFDDSGHLSEPAVWKKLLEETGA, from the coding sequence GTGATCGCCCTCCGCCCCGACAATCCCCTGATCGTGCAGAGCGATCGAACGCTGCTGCTCGAGGTGGCGCATCCCTCGTTCGAGCAGGTGCGGGACGAGCTGGCGCGGTTCGCGGAGCTGGTGAAGAGCCCCGAGCACATCCACACCTACCGCATCACCCCCCTGAGCCTGTGGAACGCGTCCGCCTCGGGCGTGGCCTGCGGGCAGATGATCGAGACGCTGAACACGTGGTCCAAGTACCCCGTGCCCCAGAACCTGCTCCAGGAGATCGAGGACCACGGCACCCGCTACGGCAAGCTGCGCCTGGTGGCCAAGGGGGACCGCCTGGCGCTGGAGATGGACGACCGGGGGCTGTTCTGGGAACTGGAGAACCAGAAGTCGCTCCAGGGCCTTCTGGCCGAGCCCTATCCCGATGAGAAGGGCATCTACCTCCAGACCGGGATGCGGGGCGAAGCCAAGCTCCAGCTCATTCGCCTGGGCCATCCCGTGCAGGACATGGCCGGCTACAAGCCCGGCGATCCGCTTCCCTTCGCCCTGGCGCCCACCCTGAAGCAGAGCGGCCGGCCCTTCGGCCTGCGCCCTTACCAGCAGGCTGCGGTGGACGTCTTCCACGCGGGCGGCGGGCCCGAGGGCGGCGCGGGCGTCCTGGTGCTGCCCTGCGGGGCGGGAAAGACCGTCATCGGCATCGGCTGCATGGGCCGGCTGCAGACCCACACGCTGGTGCTCACCACCAACGGCACCGCCGTGAAGCAGTGGAAGCAGGAGCTGCTGGACAAGACCACGCTCACCGAGGATCAGGTGGGCCTCTACATGGGCGACGTCAAGGAGATCAAGCCCGTCACCATCGCCACCTATCAGATCCTCACTTACCGCAAGAGCAAGTCGGGGCCCTTCGAGCACTTCAAGCTGTTCGAGGCGGCCAACTGGGGCCTCGTGGTCTACGACGAGGTGCACATGCTCCCGGCGCCGGTCTTCCGAGCCGTCGCCGAACTCCAGGCCAAGCGGCGCCTGGGCCTCACGGCCACGCTGGTGCGCGAGGACGGCAAGGAGGAGGACGTCTTCAGCCTCATCGGCCCCAAGCGCGTGGACGTGCCCTGGAAGATGCTGGAGAAGGACGGATTCATCGCCACCGCCCACTGCCTGGAGATCCGCGTGCCCCTGCCCACGGACGAGCGGATGGGCTACGCCGTGGCCGACCAGCGGCAGCGGTTCCGCCTGGCCTCGGAAAACAGCCTCAAGCTGACCGTGGTGGACGAACTCCTCGCCGGGCATCCCAAGGACAACATCCTGATCATCGGCCAGTACCTGGAGCAGCTCCGCATCCTGGGCGAGCGCCTGGGCGCCCCGGTCCTCACGGGCCAGACGCCGGAGAAGGAGCGCGAGGTGCTGTTCCGCCGGTTCCGCGAGGGCGACCTGCGGATCCTGATCGTGAGCAAGGTGGCCAATTTCGCCATCGACCTGCCGGATGCCTCCGTGGCCATCCAGGTGAGCGGGACCTTCGGGTCGCGGCAGGAGGAGGCCCAGCGCCTGGGGCGCATCCTGCGGCCCAAGGGCGAGCGCAACGTGAGCTACTTCTACAGCCTCATCAGCCGCGACACCACCGAGCAGGAATTCGCCCGCAACCGCCAGCTGTTCCTCACGGAGCAGGGCTACCGCTACCTGATCGAGAGCCGCCACTTCGACGACAGCGGCCACCTCAGCGAACCCGCCGTGTGGAAGAAGCTGCTGGAAGAGACCGGGGCCTGA
- a CDS encoding IPT/TIG domain-containing protein gives MSFAPIRFLALPALFGALLALAGCSGGGTTGATPNPTPSNAPSISALSPLHGSPGTAVSLTGTNFLGTTSVAFNGRTAFGFTVASASQINAVVPSGATTGAIQIATPNGSAASASFTVDAAQTPTLDAFSPASFAAGTVVTLTGTHFVGATQVRFNGVDAASFTVVSDTQIQATAPANLTAGVLSVITPGGTAAAATAYTVPTTPSGIQVLMNTGFEQTSPIVWQGNTGIIQGASGSSVVPHGGTLFAWLGGYGEAQSDQLSQALYIPATATAATATFYLKILTSETGSTAKDTFTLSALNSGGTTLATLLTKSNLDASGYAAYTVNLLPYKGQTVVLSFKSQEDGSNATSFLVDDVTATLTVPTSSDLKPVISSFTPTSGIAGEATVQITGGNFFGVTAVTIGGASATYTLTDGTALSAVLPASAATGSAPIAITNAQGTGTSAATFQVSLGTPVITGMNPAQGSVGTTVVITGSYLGYSGTTVTLNGQAVALTSQSATRITFVVPAGATSGNVVVTTPGGSANRGFTVTPSGATLDLHIEKLQFTQSTQTLDNAVPIVAGKAGLVRVFVLANQSNTAAPAVQVTLLNGGVAVAGYPKTIAAPVVGAPLTVDESSLSASWNLSIPATDLTTPSGSGYSLQAVVDPSNAISEADKTNNSATAAFTSRTVPIFRTTIFPVSLSSGTGNITTATKDSWAARLAKMYPVASVDVVLGSTFTGSVSTLSSDGTNWDTLLNDLTAKHLADGASDRYYFGALAVDYASGVAGLGWVPPTSSTGFKYRTAIGWDKTGYADGGNYPEVFAHETGHNMGRSHSPCGGASDPDPNYPYSGALIGMWGYDTVLNALQSPATTKDIMAYCKPNWVSDYTYKKILEFRAGTGGFLVVGAEDDPLPKSQAESKECLLVRGIVHEDGKVELLPSFRTQALPSNASTQGEYVLEGQDAQGNSLFTASLDLMELGCGPKEHVRHFVMALPLEATALDALSTLAVQKAGRTVATARSTSASARVVAAAPEAHRVAEGRIQLTWDAAVHPAALVRDADTGEVIAILSGGRQVLPSAAKRLDVVLSDGVRGRTQRLETLK, from the coding sequence ATGTCCTTCGCGCCGATCCGATTCCTCGCGCTCCCGGCCCTGTTCGGGGCTCTGCTCGCGCTCGCGGGTTGCAGTGGCGGCGGCACCACCGGCGCCACGCCCAATCCCACGCCCAGCAACGCGCCCTCCATCAGCGCCCTCAGCCCCCTGCATGGAAGCCCCGGCACCGCGGTCAGCCTGACGGGCACGAACTTCCTCGGAACCACCTCCGTGGCGTTCAACGGGCGGACGGCGTTCGGGTTCACCGTGGCCAGCGCCAGCCAGATCAACGCCGTGGTACCCAGCGGCGCCACCACCGGCGCCATCCAGATCGCCACGCCGAACGGCTCCGCGGCGTCGGCTTCCTTCACCGTGGATGCCGCCCAGACGCCCACCCTCGACGCCTTCTCCCCCGCCTCCTTCGCGGCGGGCACGGTGGTCACCCTCACGGGGACCCACTTCGTGGGGGCCACCCAGGTGAGGTTCAACGGCGTCGACGCCGCGTCCTTCACGGTGGTCAGCGACACCCAGATCCAGGCCACGGCTCCCGCCAACCTCACCGCGGGCGTCCTGTCGGTGATCACGCCGGGCGGCACCGCGGCCGCGGCGACGGCCTACACCGTCCCCACCACCCCTTCGGGCATCCAGGTGCTGATGAACACGGGCTTCGAGCAGACGTCGCCCATCGTGTGGCAGGGGAATACCGGCATCATCCAGGGAGCCTCCGGCTCCAGCGTGGTTCCCCATGGCGGCACCCTCTTCGCCTGGCTGGGAGGCTACGGCGAGGCCCAGTCCGACCAGCTCAGCCAGGCCCTCTACATCCCCGCCACCGCCACGGCCGCCACCGCCACGTTCTACCTCAAGATCCTCACCAGCGAGACCGGATCCACCGCCAAGGACACGTTCACCCTCTCCGCCCTGAATTCAGGGGGCACCACCCTGGCGACCCTTCTCACCAAATCCAACCTCGATGCCTCCGGCTACGCGGCCTACACGGTGAACCTGCTCCCCTACAAGGGCCAGACCGTCGTGCTGTCCTTCAAGAGCCAGGAGGACGGCTCGAACGCCACCAGCTTCCTGGTGGACGACGTGACGGCCACCCTCACCGTGCCCACATCGAGTGACCTGAAGCCCGTCATCAGCAGCTTCACGCCCACGTCCGGAATCGCGGGCGAGGCCACGGTCCAGATCACCGGCGGGAACTTCTTCGGAGTGACCGCCGTGACCATCGGCGGCGCCAGCGCCACCTACACCCTGACGGACGGAACGGCCCTGTCCGCCGTCCTGCCGGCCTCCGCCGCCACGGGCAGCGCCCCCATCGCCATCACCAACGCCCAGGGGACAGGCACCTCCGCCGCCACCTTCCAGGTTTCGCTCGGCACGCCCGTCATCACGGGCATGAACCCCGCCCAGGGATCCGTGGGCACCACCGTCGTCATCACCGGCAGCTACCTGGGCTACTCGGGCACCACGGTGACCCTCAATGGCCAGGCCGTCGCCCTGACCAGCCAGTCCGCCACCCGGATCACCTTCGTCGTGCCCGCGGGGGCGACCTCGGGGAATGTGGTCGTCACCACGCCGGGCGGCTCCGCCAACCGCGGGTTCACGGTGACGCCCTCCGGCGCCACCCTCGACCTCCACATCGAGAAGCTCCAGTTCACCCAGAGCACCCAGACCCTGGACAACGCCGTGCCCATCGTGGCCGGAAAGGCCGGCCTGGTGCGGGTCTTCGTCCTCGCCAACCAGTCGAACACCGCGGCGCCCGCCGTGCAGGTGACCCTCCTGAATGGCGGAGTGGCCGTCGCGGGCTATCCCAAGACGATTGCCGCGCCCGTCGTCGGCGCTCCCCTGACGGTCGATGAATCCTCGCTTTCCGCGAGCTGGAACCTATCCATTCCCGCCACGGACCTCACCACGCCCAGCGGCAGCGGCTACAGCCTTCAGGCGGTGGTGGATCCCAGCAACGCGATTTCCGAGGCGGACAAGACCAACAATTCGGCCACCGCGGCCTTCACCAGCCGGACGGTGCCCATTTTCCGCACCACGATCTTCCCCGTCAGCCTCTCGAGCGGAACGGGGAACATCACCACCGCCACCAAGGATTCCTGGGCCGCGCGGCTGGCCAAGATGTATCCCGTCGCCAGCGTGGACGTGGTCTTGGGATCCACCTTCACCGGTTCCGTCTCCACCCTCAGCTCGGACGGCACCAACTGGGACACGCTCCTGAACGACCTCACCGCCAAGCACCTGGCGGACGGGGCCAGCGACCGCTACTACTTCGGCGCCCTGGCCGTGGACTACGCCTCCGGCGTGGCGGGGCTGGGCTGGGTGCCGCCCACCTCCTCCACGGGCTTCAAGTACCGGACGGCCATCGGGTGGGACAAGACCGGCTACGCCGACGGCGGCAACTACCCCGAGGTCTTCGCCCACGAGACGGGCCACAACATGGGCCGCAGCCACAGCCCCTGCGGCGGCGCCAGCGATCCCGATCCCAACTACCCCTACAGCGGGGCCCTCATCGGGATGTGGGGCTACGACACGGTTCTCAACGCGCTTCAGTCGCCCGCCACTACCAAGGACATCATGGCCTACTGCAAACCCAACTGGGTGAGCGACTACACCTACAAGAAGATCCTCGAATTCCGCGCTGGAACCGGGGGTTTCCTCGTGGTGGGCGCCGAGGATGATCCGCTGCCCAAGAGCCAGGCGGAATCGAAGGAATGCCTGCTCGTCCGGGGCATCGTCCATGAGGATGGCAAAGTGGAGCTGCTGCCTTCCTTCCGGACGCAGGCCCTGCCTTCCAACGCCTCGACCCAAGGGGAGTACGTCCTCGAAGGGCAGGACGCCCAGGGGAACAGCCTCTTCACCGCTTCCCTCGATCTGATGGAACTGGGCTGCGGCCCCAAGGAGCACGTCCGGCACTTCGTGATGGCCCTGCCCCTCGAAGCGACCGCCCTGGACGCGCTCTCGACCCTCGCCGTCCAGAAGGCGGGACGGACGGTGGCGACGGCCCGCTCCACATCGGCCAGCGCCCGCGTGGTAGCCGCGGCCCCCGAAGCCCATCGCGTGGCGGAAGGCCGGATCCAGCTCACCTGGGACGCGGCGGTCCATCCCGCCGCCCTGGTCCGGGATGCGGACACGGGCGAGGTCATCGCGATCCTCTCCGGCGGGCGCCAGGTGCTTCCCTCGGCGGCCAAGCGCCTGGACGTGGTGCTCAGCGACGGCGTGAGGGGCCGGACTCAGCGGCTGGAGACCCTCAAATAG
- a CDS encoding helicase-associated domain-containing protein codes for MTLTHYQLLSNCPDEQLRIICERRRLPIPIRWKEEAEGRMRLLKTMVFHLEDHKRLSDTLADLDSGSLVALKHLAGDGSLPDPKALDVLRDLGLILPDGDGWAVADRVADALEDFDDGALTFQAPAEVKFRPPEPFRFSLALTSVLLRCVAGLRVLKGGLPAKKELGQLMHRNAMLQEEQDATLLFTLLHRLGLLWNREGRVETLLPAVTSHPPRWVAERAFASLLEHDLKAWGMPPAEDRHFLMQHLLERRGQALAVQPFLAFLRTLHPLDEERTRTVFLPFLSRMGIIQGDAGFAHLQLTEHGEALAHEYLLRDLKATAAHWQPLELDQPMILQPTLELLTPLLQNPHRLLQLAQLADVESLDAMGTFRVSHATLVRALDAGVPLEDLGQRLGASTQTLPQPLIQLLEDLSRRVGEVEVQQGVRLVRARTAHLAEELKLRPELGPLKLASLSETVLEVRGDGNAHALLKQAGFMPKPGRFLALSVDSDEKLYLWALAALAFVDEKGMNHHLEPVQQMVRCALQRLHDEDPALYQEVQRRIPMLHLGGEDQLAEEVQRILEYAAGHTLMVELTYLPPAAHRTQLRRVSPRTIQEDHLLAFCHLHQEEMAFRLTRIQGVKLLNERGWTPANHSQAG; via the coding sequence ATGACGCTCACGCACTACCAGCTCCTGTCGAATTGCCCTGACGAGCAGCTCAGGATCATCTGCGAGCGCCGGCGCCTGCCCATTCCCATCCGCTGGAAGGAGGAGGCCGAGGGCCGGATGCGGCTGCTCAAGACCATGGTCTTCCACCTGGAGGACCACAAGCGGTTGTCCGACACCCTGGCCGACCTCGACAGCGGATCCCTGGTGGCGCTCAAGCACCTGGCCGGCGACGGATCCCTGCCCGACCCCAAGGCCCTGGACGTCCTGCGGGACCTGGGATTGATCCTGCCCGACGGCGACGGCTGGGCCGTCGCGGATCGCGTGGCGGACGCCCTGGAGGACTTCGACGACGGCGCCCTCACCTTCCAGGCTCCCGCCGAAGTGAAGTTCCGTCCGCCCGAGCCGTTCCGGTTCTCGCTGGCCCTCACCAGCGTCCTGCTGCGGTGCGTGGCGGGGCTGCGGGTCCTGAAGGGCGGCCTGCCCGCGAAAAAGGAACTGGGTCAGCTGATGCACCGCAACGCCATGCTCCAGGAGGAGCAGGACGCCACGCTGCTGTTCACCCTCCTGCACCGGCTCGGCCTGCTGTGGAACCGGGAAGGCCGGGTGGAGACCCTGCTCCCCGCCGTGACCAGCCATCCTCCCCGCTGGGTGGCGGAGCGGGCCTTCGCCAGCCTGCTGGAGCACGACCTCAAGGCCTGGGGGATGCCGCCCGCGGAGGATCGCCATTTCCTGATGCAGCACCTCCTGGAGCGCCGGGGCCAGGCCCTCGCCGTCCAGCCTTTCCTGGCCTTCCTCCGGACCCTCCATCCCCTGGACGAGGAGCGCACCCGCACGGTGTTCCTGCCGTTCCTCAGCCGGATGGGGATCATCCAGGGAGACGCGGGCTTCGCTCACCTCCAGCTCACGGAGCACGGCGAGGCCCTGGCCCACGAGTACCTGCTGCGCGACCTGAAGGCCACCGCCGCCCACTGGCAGCCCCTGGAGCTGGATCAGCCGATGATCCTCCAGCCCACCCTGGAGCTGCTGACGCCCCTCCTCCAGAATCCCCATCGCCTGCTCCAGCTGGCGCAGTTGGCGGATGTGGAGTCCCTGGATGCCATGGGCACCTTCCGGGTGAGCCACGCGACCCTGGTCCGCGCCCTCGACGCCGGCGTGCCCCTGGAGGACCTGGGCCAGCGCCTGGGAGCCTCCACCCAGACCCTGCCCCAACCCCTGATCCAGCTGCTGGAGGACCTCTCCCGCCGGGTGGGCGAGGTGGAGGTCCAGCAGGGCGTGCGCCTGGTTCGGGCTCGGACCGCCCATCTGGCGGAAGAGCTGAAGCTGCGCCCGGAACTGGGACCCCTCAAGCTGGCCTCGCTGTCCGAGACGGTCCTGGAGGTGCGCGGCGACGGCAACGCCCACGCCCTGCTCAAGCAGGCGGGGTTCATGCCCAAGCCCGGCCGCTTCCTGGCCCTCAGCGTGGATTCCGACGAGAAGCTCTACCTGTGGGCCCTCGCGGCCCTCGCCTTCGTGGACGAGAAGGGAATGAACCATCACCTGGAGCCGGTGCAGCAGATGGTGCGCTGCGCCCTCCAGCGGCTCCACGACGAGGATCCCGCCCTCTACCAGGAGGTCCAGCGGCGGATCCCCATGCTCCACCTCGGCGGGGAGGACCAGCTCGCCGAGGAGGTGCAGCGCATCCTGGAGTACGCCGCCGGCCACACCCTCATGGTGGAACTCACCTACCTGCCGCCGGCAGCCCATCGCACGCAGTTGCGGCGGGTGTCACCCCGCACCATCCAGGAGGACCATCTCCTGGCCTTCTGCCACCTCCACCAGGAGGAGATGGCCTTCCGCCTCACCCGCATCCAGGGCGTGAAGCTGCTCAACGAGCGCGGCTGGACCCCGGCCAACCACAGCCAGGCGGGGTGA
- a CDS encoding RNA polymerase sigma factor produces MAQSPPETPFGTQEAFHQAFAELYPRLVSYARRYGATFAEDIAQEAFVILMQREERVEHPTAFLYGTVRTLSLTERRPMKNQNLSLEVVMEPGLAGGADDQVLNQEVRERMRLLSPTFREALWLFVVEGLSIREIAEILGIPEATVKTRIHRAKAQLKDQLNPSGGVHVLV; encoded by the coding sequence ATGGCGCAGTCCCCCCCCGAAACCCCCTTTGGTACCCAGGAGGCCTTCCATCAGGCTTTCGCGGAACTCTATCCGCGGCTGGTGAGCTATGCCCGCCGCTACGGCGCCACCTTCGCGGAGGACATCGCCCAGGAGGCGTTCGTCATCCTCATGCAGCGGGAGGAGCGGGTGGAGCATCCCACCGCCTTCCTGTACGGCACCGTCCGCACCCTGTCCCTCACCGAGCGCCGCCCCATGAAGAACCAGAACCTCAGCCTGGAAGTGGTGATGGAGCCCGGGCTGGCGGGCGGGGCGGACGACCAGGTGCTGAACCAGGAGGTCCGGGAGCGGATGCGGCTGCTGTCCCCGACCTTCCGCGAGGCCCTGTGGCTGTTCGTGGTCGAGGGATTGTCCATCCGCGAGATCGCGGAGATCCTCGGCATTCCGGAAGCTACCGTGAAGACGAGGATCCACCGGGCCAAGGCCCAACTCAAAGATCAGCTCAACCCCTCAGGAGGCGTGCATGTCCTGGTCTGA
- a CDS encoding uracil-DNA glycosylase family protein: MDHPLRAWRDTLEELGVMGLVREPLPPSPAPEPRLEPARPAAPPRPVAPSRPVAPAPRSAAAYVPPSDPVGCPPPDVVAGAASLGELEQAIRGCLACPLGPCRIKFVFGEGDPGARLMFVGEGPGRDEDLQGRPFVGRAGELLDKMIGAIGLKRTEVYIGNVVKCRPPDNRTPTPDEARACLGYLRRQIELIQPAVIVTLGATPLRELVGVTEGITRVRGQWKRVVVGGREIPVMPTFHPAYVLRQYTQDVRRAVWADLKAAKEWVDKAAGA, from the coding sequence ATGGATCACCCACTCCGAGCCTGGCGGGACACCCTGGAGGAGCTGGGGGTGATGGGATTGGTCCGCGAGCCCCTCCCGCCCTCCCCTGCCCCGGAGCCCAGGTTGGAGCCGGCACGGCCGGCGGCTCCGCCGCGGCCCGTCGCCCCCTCCCGCCCAGTCGCCCCGGCACCGCGAAGCGCCGCTGCTTACGTTCCACCCTCGGACCCCGTGGGCTGCCCGCCGCCGGACGTGGTCGCGGGCGCGGCTTCCCTCGGGGAGCTGGAGCAGGCCATCCGCGGCTGCCTGGCCTGCCCGCTGGGACCCTGCCGGATCAAGTTCGTGTTCGGCGAGGGGGATCCCGGCGCTCGGCTGATGTTCGTGGGCGAGGGCCCCGGCCGGGACGAGGACCTGCAGGGAAGGCCCTTCGTGGGGCGGGCGGGCGAACTGCTGGACAAGATGATCGGGGCCATCGGGCTGAAGCGGACCGAGGTCTACATTGGGAACGTGGTGAAGTGCCGCCCCCCCGACAACCGCACGCCGACCCCGGACGAAGCCCGCGCCTGCCTCGGCTACCTGCGGCGGCAGATCGAGCTGATCCAGCCGGCGGTGATCGTCACGCTGGGCGCCACGCCCCTGCGCGAACTGGTGGGCGTGACCGAGGGCATCACCCGCGTCCGCGGCCAGTGGAAGCGCGTGGTCGTGGGCGGGCGCGAAATTCCCGTGATGCCCACCTTCCATCCCGCCTACGTGCTGCGCCAGTACACCCAGGACGTCCGCCGCGCCGTGTGGGCGGACCTGAAAGCGGCGAAGGAGTGGGTGGACAAGGCCGCAGGGGCGTGA
- a CDS encoding tetratricopeptide repeat protein has protein sequence MRLVNVFFFVLLAFVLFVLGNLYLTNHDLLVREVVIFGERIKIQSVILLAFLLGFLLNILYTGIMELVRLVRGLNDSADTRLVKRISERFQDARDLVAHGQPREARDILETILEQRKEYLPARMLLGEILLKIGHAEEASKLYQAIAEDEPDQVEARYQLAEALMAVRNSEAALAILKKLAADHPKKALRAWRRLRALHLDAQRWEEAVEAHKKLQLYFPGELTQGEKAQGAALAYQVGMAKVEADLFKDAAQIFQQVIKDEPEFVPAYLSLGRCMILQDQEAQGVEIWIEGFRKTGEGTFLQELEDYFIQLGRPEDGLAVMRKVAATSKHATTAKFFLGKMLYRLEILDEALDVFQEVRSQVVYSPILFFFMAKIHSRRGRLDAALNEYRQLLRNLGVLKLRFECAVCGHKTQDYDDRCDSCGSWNSSHFLFKESDLPEGPIRGGESGNWMAML, from the coding sequence ATGCGTCTTGTGAACGTGTTCTTTTTCGTGCTCCTGGCCTTCGTCCTGTTCGTCCTGGGCAACCTGTACCTGACCAACCACGACCTGCTGGTGCGGGAAGTCGTCATCTTCGGCGAGCGCATCAAGATCCAGAGCGTGATCCTCCTGGCGTTCCTGCTGGGCTTCCTGCTCAACATCCTCTACACGGGGATCATGGAGCTGGTGCGGCTGGTGCGTGGCCTCAACGATTCCGCGGACACGCGGCTGGTGAAGCGCATTTCCGAGCGCTTCCAGGACGCCCGCGATCTGGTGGCCCACGGCCAGCCCCGCGAGGCCCGGGACATCCTGGAGACCATCCTCGAGCAGCGGAAGGAATACCTCCCCGCGCGGATGCTGCTGGGGGAGATCCTCCTCAAGATCGGCCACGCCGAGGAGGCCTCGAAGCTCTACCAGGCCATCGCCGAGGACGAGCCGGATCAGGTGGAGGCCCGCTACCAGCTGGCCGAGGCCCTGATGGCCGTGCGGAATTCCGAGGCCGCCCTCGCCATCCTGAAGAAGCTCGCGGCGGATCATCCCAAGAAGGCCCTCCGCGCCTGGCGCCGGCTGCGCGCGCTCCACCTCGACGCCCAGCGCTGGGAAGAGGCCGTGGAGGCCCACAAGAAGCTGCAGCTCTACTTCCCCGGCGAACTCACGCAGGGAGAGAAGGCCCAGGGCGCCGCGCTCGCCTACCAGGTCGGAATGGCCAAGGTGGAGGCGGATCTGTTCAAGGACGCCGCCCAGATCTTCCAGCAGGTCATCAAGGACGAGCCCGAGTTCGTGCCCGCCTACCTCAGCCTCGGCCGCTGCATGATCCTCCAGGACCAGGAGGCGCAGGGCGTCGAGATCTGGATCGAAGGCTTCCGCAAGACCGGGGAAGGCACCTTCCTCCAGGAGCTGGAGGACTACTTCATCCAGCTGGGGCGCCCGGAGGACGGCCTGGCCGTCATGCGCAAGGTGGCCGCCACCTCCAAGCACGCCACCACGGCGAAGTTCTTCCTGGGCAAGATGCTCTACCGCCTGGAGATCCTGGACGAGGCCCTGGACGTGTTCCAGGAGGTCCGCAGCCAGGTCGTCTACAGCCCGATCCTGTTCTTCTTCATGGCCAAGATTCACAGCCGGCGCGGCCGGCTGGACGCCGCCCTCAACGAGTACCGCCAGCTCCTGCGGAACCTGGGCGTCCTCAAGCTGCGGTTCGAGTGCGCCGTGTGCGGCCACAAGACCCAGGACTACGACGACCGCTGCGACAGCTGCGGAAGCTGGAACAGCAGCCACTTCCTGTTCAAGGAGAGCGACCTGCCCGAAGGCCCCATCCGCGGCGGGGAAAGCGGCAACTGGATGGCGATGCTGTAG